From the genome of Nicotiana sylvestris chromosome 1, ASM39365v2, whole genome shotgun sequence:
TTTCTCTGGAATTTTCTTATTTATAAAACGAATCGAATTGGAAATGCTAGAAAGTGGAGAATAATTTGAAGAATGCTTAAGGTGGTGggaaaagaaactgaaattttgAGTTAACCAATGAGAAAACCCTTTAGGCGAAACAGAGAGTAATCTCACGTGTCGGTGCCTAttgaaatgaatttttttaattatattgaCGTACTTATACTGTATTAGCCTTTATATAGTATTTgaatatttaaatttaaaatttaaaatattaagttGAAACAAATGTGATATATAAATTGAAACAAATGGAATATAATGAAGAGATAGTATTAATCTGTTAAAATAATAGCCTCGGCGTTTTATTTCATTTTACATAAcagtttcttctttttttcttgttcGGAAAAAGAGTCACATCTTTATAAACTTGAAAACTCGTTTTTTTTGAATTAATTTATCTTTAATATGCTCTTATAAGAATGACATGACATGTTAAACTTATTTTTTCGGTTTCATATGGAAATATTTGAGTGGaacaaaatgaaagaaataaagaGAACTTTTTGATAAATAAACTAAATGTGTACAGCATATCGATAATGCCCTTAGAATTTTAAGGTCTCAAAATATGTCATATAATTCATATAAGAgactaggggtgtacatggatcgGGTTGATTCGAATTTTCTAATTACCAAACCAAAATAATTGTATCgagttattaaatctaaagaccaaaccaaaccaataaaagtcaagtttttcaatctcgatttttttcgaatttttcgggtttttcgtttttttttaataaagttttcatagcacaaaatatagaatttgtgctccaaatatttctttaatcctagtaaaatagaactatataaggtatttttcaataaaataacataaatatgagatgagtcatggcattgtactaaaatattcaacaataaagataataaaatcgcATAAAATAAGTATTATTAATAAGTCATAATGAAAacaaacataattttaaattaCTAATAAGTTGCTAAAATAAGTACGACTAATAAACACTAATATTTCCATGACTAAAcactaaaagaaaaataagttatGTATTTTATCTAAACCAtagaaaaactaaaaaatagaCATCCAACACTATTTTCATTCATAAtaaaattgaattgaatgtcttttattaatattagtattgatttgatattggtttaggatttatttgagttactaaTATTTATGAACTATAAAACTTATTGAAGTATCCAAAAATTATAAGTCCAAGCTTGAAACAATACGTGAAAAGATAAAACTATGAAAAagcttaagaaatatttataaactacactacaataaatatttttatgtattaaatatatttaaaacttCTATACATATATTGTCGGATtgatttggtttcggtttgattttttttagttaaaaaccaaaccaaatatgatcgggttttttttttccaaaaccaAACTATAGTCGAATTTTTTTTCTCAGTTtaactcggattatcgggttgttGCGGTTTATCGGTTTCATTTGTACACCCCTACGAGAGACTGACATTACAGCTAAAATAAAATATTCAAACTACTGAGTCCAAATACAGAGTGATATTCTTTTTGCAAAGAACTAAAAATGAAGAGTAACATataaaaaaggtttttttttttttgctaatgaAAGGAGATTTTATTAATAACACAAACAGAAATTATTACATGATGTGAACTAGACATATAGTACCAGTTCCGTATAAGTCTGCTTTTAGTTCATTGAAGATAAAAGGGGGTGGGCATACAAAAAACATAACATTTCTTCCCATTAATAATCCTTTCATTAATTTGATCGCAGTGGCCAAGCCACATGGTCATAAGGGTAGTCAGTTGACCACtcttcgtcgaaaaattacactaTGTATTTAGGTAAAATATTATGTTTTACATGTATATAACACATAAAACACCCTTTTTATCGGGAAAAAATATAACTTCTTTGAATAGCCTCAGAGAAGTACCTAGCTTCGCTACCGTTTGATCGTAACGAAAAATGTTACTTTGCACCTCATACAAGTTACAACTGACGCAAATTGGGTAAAGGTAAGCTATGTTTGAAGAGGGAAACTTGTGGGATCCAATATCTTATATTACCCAAGATTTGACCCTCAATAAACTGAGATGACAAGAAGCAAATTTGGTCAAAAGTATTATGTATAGCAGCTCCTGAAACTCAGGTGTAGACAAACGAAAACTCAGCTCCTGGAGTTTTAATAATTATGCCATGGTTATGGCTAACAAATTTTGTATATAAACTACAGCAATAGACAATAGATCAAATAAAGCAGTAATAATCTGTAATTACTATCTCAATCCATACCTCACAATAGAATTAAATGGATAACAAATAAAGAAGTCTATTCTGAAGATGAAGAACATACACAAACTAACTGCAATTAAATGGAGGTGCATAAATATGTACTTTCCTTGCTGTTCAACAACTTGCAATGAAATATTTAAATCAACACCAGAGAACCAGACATCTTTAATATGTCTGGATCTCTGATGTTGATATAGCGTCAAACTATATTCTAATCTATCATACAAATGCATCAAATTAATAAAATTACCACACTAAGTAAACCAATTCAAATGATCAAGAATGAAAAGAAGTTCCAAATTGCATTTGCCACTCCATACAATCTTCAAAATCAATGCTGCTCGCGCAGTCCAGTAAAGCATTTTGCTGTTGCTCAAACCGGCAAATGTAGTTTAATCCAACAAGCAGCTCGCAAATTACTGCCTCCATTTTCTGACAATCAGCAAAATATAATGTCTGAAGAAGGAGAACATTAGTTCTCTTAACAATCTGTTGCTGCTCAAAATTTCGCTCGCTTTGCCACCTGATCATATTATGTGCCAAAGGTGCAAGCCATTTGAGTAACTCTTCAAGCCTTTCTTTCCAATCGTGGGCAAGAGGCGCGTCATATATGGCTAAACCTTTCATATATGATCTCAGACTAGACTTCAAAGTCTTTCTTAAGCTTGTCGGTAACATCTGATATAGATCATCTCTCCCTTCGTCGCCTACCAGATGTGGATATTGAAGCAGCTTTTCTATGACAATAATCACATTTGCATAATGTAAAGCTAAAGCACGGCCTCCAACTGTTGCAGGAGGAGCATACAACAACGTTACCCTACTTTTGGGACCATGTTTTGCAGCATCAGACACACAACTCTTTAGCTGTCTAGCATTTTCGTTTAAACGGATACTACTAGGAGACCTATTGAAAGAACCTGAAATGTTAGATTGCTCCCTCTTTGTACCACTTGAAACACTACAACAACCAGATATCTGACTACTTCTATCATCAGTCGCAAGATCGTTCTCAACATCCGTTTTTGAAGCAGAACTCAAACTTAGACATTCCATGAATAGCCTCCCAGGTCCCATTCCACACGCGAAATTAAAATTCTCGGACCCAAATAAGCTCCCTTCGTTTCTTCCAACCTTTGTTAGAGCATTGTGGCTCGTGCTCCTCTTTCCTAACGCTCCTCTCTCAGTTTGCCCCGAGTGACACCTACCGTTGCTATTCCTCAAAACAGACTTCTTGAAATCAGAATTCACCACTTCAGACCTCTCACTGGAGTCTCGTTTCAGCTGCAGTAAACCGCCACTGCAACCAATTTGCAACCCTGCACCCGAATTCCTCAAAAGGTCCCTCTTTACGAGGGCATTCCCAAACACGCTACTAATCCGAGCATAAACAGTACACACAGTCCTTGCCAATAGTTCAACAACTTTATCATAAGTCTGATTCCAAAGTGAAACATCTTCTAAATGCTTCACATCTTGTTTCTGCCAAGCCAACTTCTGTTCGTACGCTTTTCGACTCTCCTCATGTTGATTCTGCTGAAATTTCTTTGTTGCCATTTCCAATTCATTCAATACAGCCATCTCACAATACAAACTAGCTGTTGAATTCACATACCTCTCCATTTTCTTTACCATTCCCTCCATATCCTTAACCAGAAATCCCAAATCTTTCACATCAATTACCCCACAAATAATATCCCCATATACATGCTCAAAACCTTGTAAAGCACTAATTGTACATTTTTTTCCAAGTCTAGACACTACACTAGCAACTCTattcaaatcatcaagtttttcaACAAGTACTAATTCTAATAAAACCTCTTCATCTTCAGAAACTAAAGCCCTTACTCCTAAAGATTTAAAGATCTCATTTTTAAGCTTTAAAATCTCAGAATCAGTTAAAGATTTATGAAGATGAATAATTTTAGACATCATATTAGCTACTTCAAATGATAATATCCCTATAACTTGCTTCTCTTGTTGGTTTTGGCTTTGGCTTTGGCTTTGGCCTTGTTTTTTAACAGACACTAATTTCTTTGAATTTTCTATAAGTAAAGAATGTTTTTTTACATTAGTACTTACCTGATTTCCCATTCTTAAACACCAAGGTTCAGCCACCATTTTGAGAAGTGAAATGGAGTTTTTAACAGATCTGTAAAAGATGGGTGAAAATCAAGAAAGTTGAAGTGGCTATTTTTGTAATGAAAATGTTGAGGGAATGAAAGGATAAAAGAGGAAAATTTGGAAGTGGGTTCATTGATTTGGTGCTGAAAAAAGTGGGAACAATGTAGATGAGTCAAGAAATGCGCATGGTTTGTGGGGAAAAAATGCAATTGATTTGATACAAAAGTGAAGTAGTGAAGAATGAAATTGAGTGGTTTTAAAGAAGAgaggttatttttgcaaaggagGAGTTGCTCTGCGTGTGAGAATTTGTAATGATTTTTTTGAAAAGGCAATGGCAGTTTTGAAGAGGAAGATGAAGCCAAAGCTGAAAGCCTCaacccccccaccccaccccacacacacacaaccacccCACCCCCTCGTACCAGTACCATAATGTcacaaaaataaatatataatgaAAGAATATACTATATGGCAATACTAAAAATTTTAATATCTAGTAGTCTTCGTCACCATAAGAATATATCAATAAATTTAGATAAATATTTTAGCAGCAAaaatattcaaattcaaaaagtTTCTAACAATCTAAactagcgtttggacataaatttggtTAAAACCTGGAAAAAAGTTTCTGAAGTTatattgaaaaataatttttggaagttgaagttatatttggacatgcattttatttgaagaaAAGTTGAAGTTTCTAAGTGAAACAAAAATTTCATCCAATAAATGCCCTAAATTAGTTTTTAGGAacttgaaaaaaaattattttttttaaaaaaaaattgatcaTATGTCATGAACCAacactattttttttaaatttttttttttaaaaaaaaaaaaaagccaaaatcAATGGTTAAACGGGAGCGAAAAAGAATGGTAGTCGTATAATACCTTTGTTGGttatattttttgttcttttttttgggTGAATAAATTTTTGACTCTATGAATTTACTTCATGAGCCTAGTCATTTTCATTTCAAGAGTTTTCTACcatttgaaaaggaaagaaatgaGAATTTgcaaacccaaaaaaaaaaaaaatgaaattacacACAAAATTTTGAAGCTACCTAAGCTGCATGCATTAATAACACATGGAGAAATTTAATATGGTGTTGTAAAAGTTGCCTTTCGTGTTTTCCAAATTTATGGGGATTAAGAACATGCAAcataaggaagcttaagttgtaaCACTCCTTTTGTGTAAAGTTATCTCATTTACTGGATACGAGTTCGAGTCGTGAAATCAGCCTATAATATCAGTATTAGAATAGGTTGTCTACACCACACTTTTAAGAATGCGACTTTTCTCCGAACCCTGCATAAATACAGAATATTTCGTGCACCAAACTACCCTTTTTCCTCCTTTTGTGTAAGCTTTTCATGTTATGATAGAAAGCCTTTAGCTAATATTCTGTGATAATAcagtaaaaaaaattatattattaaatcaTCTGAAAGATAATTACAAATAACTATTAACAAAAATTtaatttgtaatttgaaaataaaCCAGATAAATGTGTCACAATAGGCTAATAGTGatagagaattttttttttaatacatTATCAATGTAAATCCGATGACAAACATGTTCCCTATTGATATTTGATTAAAAACTTTAGTACAACAAAGTCTTGTATCCAATGAGATTCAATCCGAAATGTATATCAAAAATTCGATAAGGGAACATGATCTTGACAAAAGTTTGAGTACTAATTGCAATTTTCATAATTTTCCGTATCTTACTCTATAATACTGCGTTATTTTTAGTTAGCAGAAATTAGTGAAACTAATTGATTGTGCTCCAAATTTGAGTGGTGATTATAAGAAGATTGAACggaaattttttgttttttatttatgGGCAATTTATCTTGAATAATATGCATCATCAAATATAAAACCAACTGGACCAGTACCGATCATTTCtataattattttttcttttttcggtAGCAATTAGTACTATAACTATCTAGATACAGCTATATGGAACACGGAGAGAAAAATGGAGTAATTTTCATTGAAGTTCGGCGTATATCCGCTGATATTTTGTTTAaagaaataatcaaaataagTGTATTACATGGAAAAAATTtgtaaaataaaatcttttaaaatatttaacgTTTTAAATGAAACatcaaagagaaaagaaaagttaGTTTAGACAAATAATTTTATCATTAAAGCTATATTAAATACTTTTTTTAATGAGTGAACAAGAACAATAAAAGAGAGAGAACAACTTTTTGAGTTTAACAATAAGTTATTTGACTTCAGATTTGAAAATCTTAGGGAAAAACAAGGAGAAGTGCACTTTATCGAAGAAGAGTGTGAAAGAGTAATTTTCATGTGTAATTTTCCCAAGAATGAAAGCCTCAAATTAACTAACAAGATGAGCAGTGGAGCATTAAGAACTTCTTCGTATTAATAAGAAGTCTTGGATTCAAGTCTTGGGTATAAAACCGTCTTTGTTAGATAACATTTTTTCTTTAATGTAATATTTTTCTATGCGAATCCAAATTTAATCGGCCTCCAATAGAAATATCCGAcatagataaaaaaaaaaaaacctcaaAGTCAAAAATTTAGTGGTGAGTGAAGGGTGCCATTTCCAAAGTCAAAGCAGGCACAAATTGAAGAAGGGAACAAAATGTAAGTAGTATGTGGTGTAAAAATCTCAATCATGATTTTGAAAAGTCAAATAAGCCAAATAAAGAGCACTGCATTACAAACAAAGCCTGCTGTTTTACAGTGGCCAAACAACTTATCCTTCCTTTTGGCCAATTTACCTTTGGATCTGAACTCAAGGAAAGGTAAAATATTTACCCGGTTGTAACCAAATAATCAatgaatataaaaaaaatatgtcttgcaTATACATAGTTATCATTTAACTATAGtaaaatattatatatttttactttaaaaCTGGGGATATTTAAATTAAACTCTACAAAAAAAGTTAAATATTATTTATCCTCTCTTCGAAAATATATGTTGCTTAACTTTCGAGAGTTACTTAAAATTATCTTTTTACCAAATTTACATAAATATTCcggaaataatatttttttttcaagtgtATCCCTTAAATATCAATTCTTTTTCTCAAATGATAATTTTATTTATATCAAATAAGTAGTTTATACCAATATCAATCAACTTAACTCGTGTAAAGCATAAAATAACAAACAATATGAAACGGAATAACATACGAGCTTCACATGTCTAGTCTCTAAAGTAAAAGTTGGGCAAGAAAGATGAACAGCCATCTTAGAAAAATAGTGATGATAGTAAGATATACTATCAAAGTGTACGATTGAGTAGCAAGTACTTTTTTATCCTTAATTAAGATAGAGGCGAAATTAAGATTTGAACTTTATAGTTTGGAATTCTAGTATGTTTCTGTTACTAGGTTCTAAATTAACAATTTGTATATTTTCAATGAATATTTTAAGACAAATACAGAGTTTAGAtaaaagttactgggttcggccgaaccgCAAGACTTATGCTAGCTCCGCCCCTGTATCAGAGGTCTCAGGTTCAAACTTTAGTTATGAAGTTACCATTAGCAGGGAGTACTTTTGCTGACCCAGGTGAGATTTTTCGGTGCGAATCTGATTTAATCAAGCCTTAATATAAGTACGGAATACACGGtgagaaaccaaaaaaaataatgaCATGAAAAGATGGAATACTATTATAGCACGAAAAGACTAGGCCCCTTCTAACATCTCAATCAAAGTAGCTCATTAGGTTTTTAGATGGGGCAATTGAATTGGATTTGGTAAGTTATGGTTCAATATTACAAGGTGTAAAGACAAATCTTGAGAAAGAAACTTGACTAAATTATGTCAAAAAGATGGAAATATAGTGGGAGTTGTTAACATTGTTTTCCTAAAGACAAAATCTTTATTCAAAGACAAGCAAAGGAGGACAAAAAGAGAGAACCTGCCCAACTAGCCCACCTTGAGTAAATTTGGGTTTGGTTTAACTGTCTTTTAGTCTTTTAGATACCTTATATTTTCCACTCTTGCATAAACATCACGAttgcttttgttgtttttttctttatttttgttttgttcttttgtcCCATAATTGTCGTGGGTCGACCACACATGTGAAATGGCCATATCGAATAGACTACAAAGCAATAAAATATTCGGTAAAAAGGCAgttcggtgcactaagctcctgccaatgttttaaaaggcgaGGGCGTGAGGCGAGGCATTTTACCTCTGACGAGGCGAGGCGTAAGCCCTGAGACATGGGGCGTAAGTCCCACggatctttaaattttactaatttcaagaattttaaggtagtataaaataaaaaataattataaaaattacataaaatcacaaaattataacatataatctaattaaaatatttataaattataattcaactatgaataatacaaaaagtatgacatatatcataatatgcaaattagttGCAACATCGTTTcaactcaaacatcaaaagtaaAGTATTCGATACGAAATCTTATATGTATCTCTTGAAgagtaatgaatcttgaaagaatttcgatattataatttgatttttcttaaattattcctttttatttaatatgctttctatttgaaagagaatttgtataaaaacataattcacaatttaaatatgattctctagcattatttatttttaagtttcaacaagttaataaagtgacacataattcaccataCAATACCATGATAACAAATTATTTGCAAATAGTTACTAGTTAATACTgagctattaaattaataagtattgtatcTCGGAAACgtgaaaaaataatatttaaaaaaataatttaaaaaaattatggactattagttaataaataaatactttttaaatgaaagatttatttaaaattaactatcatagcagtcttagtggataacgtgtaatttttattttaattatgaaataaaatactctcaacttaatgatttatgattaagaaaaaagtaattttgaatagtcagcgatttattaagaaaatttgagaaTTTACAAGGTTACATACAATTGCATAAAGCTCTATTAGGCGAGCCAAGTACAATCCCCACACATAAGCCCAGGGGCGTTTTACGAGTGCTCCGCCCCGGGGTGAGTCTCAATTCTGCCTTTTAGAACATAGGCTCCCGCTATGCACAGAGTTCGGGAAAGGACTGGACCACCAAAGTATAtggtacgcagtcttaccctgcatttctgcaagatgCTACAATAACATACTCAGTTTGATTTTACAAATAGAATTTGGGGAGGGTGAGATATACgtagaccttacctctaccttgtGAGAGATAGAGAGATTATTTTCGATATATTCTTAgatcaagaaaaatatttttaaaaccgGTTTAAAAATACGACTAAAAAGTTATGGTAAAAATATTGTAGAAATGAAAGGAAAAGTACTGCCAGCAAAAGTAGTACAAATGCCAAATAAACGAAATATCACTAATAGATTTGAAGAATAAGACAATAATAGGATAATAATAATGATACTTATAAGCAGAAGATGGAGCAAATTGGGTGctcttgtaacgacccgactgactgttttgctttctagatccacgttcccctaaataagacttttcatatgtatttttattgtattatgacttgcggggaGGGTTAGTTCGGGTTTGGAAGAGTTCTGGTTGAAA
Proteins encoded in this window:
- the LOC104230678 gene encoding uncharacterized protein, which codes for MVAEPWCLRMGNQVSTNVKKHSLLIENSKKLVSVKKQGQSQSQSQNQQEKQVIGILSFEVANMMSKIIHLHKSLTDSEILKLKNEIFKSLGVRALVSEDEEVLLELVLVEKLDDLNRVASVVSRLGKKCTISALQGFEHVYGDIICGVIDVKDLGFLVKDMEGMVKKMERYVNSTASLYCEMAVLNELEMATKKFQQNQHEESRKAYEQKLAWQKQDVKHLEDVSLWNQTYDKVVELLARTVCTVYARISSVFGNALVKRDLLRNSGAGLQIGCSGGLLQLKRDSSERSEVVNSDFKKSVLRNSNGRCHSGQTERGALGKRSTSHNALTKVGRNEGSLFGSENFNFACGMGPGRLFMECLSLSSASKTDVENDLATDDRSSQISGCCSVSSGTKREQSNISGSFNRSPSSIRLNENARQLKSCVSDAAKHGPKSRVTLLYAPPATVGGRALALHYANVIIVIEKLLQYPHLVGDEGRDDLYQMLPTSLRKTLKSSLRSYMKGLAIYDAPLAHDWKERLEELLKWLAPLAHNMIRWQSERNFEQQQIVKRTNVLLLQTLYFADCQKMEAVICELLVGLNYICRFEQQQNALLDCASSIDFEDCMEWQMQFGTSFHS